A genomic segment from Amycolatopsis camponoti encodes:
- a CDS encoding COX15/CtaA family protein, with protein MPFTSLVARLPYPSATVQRAVGIAAVLAQALIGVTGSIVRVTGSGLGCPTWPQCVAGSLVPVDHPGIHALNQWIEFGNRMLTGVVIAVAAVAVITAWRVQIDHPSRTRLVKLAWTMPGGVVLQAVVGGMTVLAKLEWWTVAIHFLATTPLVWLAVLLLRAFREGDEPARPLVPGRSVLVALAVVMWLVLAAGTTVTGAGPHSGDINTHRLAVSVETLAQVHGGLLVLYMLLLAVFGLQLLRAGAPKSLWQRYIAVWVVALAQGGLGSLQYALGVPEAMVSFHVLGAMAVIIATATLWTGSRDRGPAVSLTAAPKELATA; from the coding sequence GTGCCGTTCACCAGCCTCGTCGCCCGCCTGCCGTATCCCTCCGCCACCGTGCAGCGGGCCGTCGGGATCGCCGCGGTCCTCGCGCAGGCGCTGATCGGCGTCACCGGCTCCATCGTGCGCGTCACCGGCTCGGGCCTCGGCTGCCCGACCTGGCCGCAGTGCGTCGCCGGCAGCCTGGTCCCGGTGGACCACCCCGGCATCCACGCGCTCAACCAGTGGATCGAGTTCGGCAACCGGATGCTGACCGGCGTCGTCATCGCCGTCGCCGCGGTCGCCGTCATCACGGCCTGGCGCGTGCAGATCGACCACCCGAGCCGCACCCGCCTGGTCAAGCTGGCCTGGACGATGCCCGGCGGCGTCGTCCTGCAGGCCGTCGTCGGCGGGATGACCGTGCTTGCCAAGCTCGAGTGGTGGACCGTCGCGATCCACTTCCTCGCCACCACTCCCCTCGTCTGGCTCGCGGTCCTGCTGCTGCGGGCGTTCCGCGAAGGCGACGAACCCGCCCGGCCACTGGTGCCCGGCCGCTCGGTCCTGGTCGCGCTGGCCGTCGTGATGTGGCTGGTGCTGGCCGCCGGCACGACGGTGACCGGCGCCGGCCCGCACAGCGGCGACATCAACACGCACCGCCTGGCCGTCTCGGTGGAGACCCTCGCCCAGGTCCACGGCGGACTGCTCGTGCTGTACATGCTCCTGCTCGCGGTGTTCGGCCTGCAGCTGCTGCGCGCCGGCGCGCCGAAGAGCCTGTGGCAGCGCTACATCGCGGTGTGGGTGGTCGCGCTCGCGCAGGGCGGGCTCGGCTCGCTGCAGTACGCGCTGGGCGTGCCGGAGGCGATGGTGTCGTTCCACGTCCTCGGCGCGATGGCGGTGATCATCGCGACGGCGACGCTGTGGACGGGCAGCCGCGACCGCGGCCCGGCCGTCTCGCTGACGGCGGCGCCTAAGGAACTCGCCACCGCCTGA
- the mptB gene encoding polyprenol phosphomannose-dependent alpha 1,6 mannosyltransferase MptB yields the protein MGEQDQQAAVIATESTHPVTLSPVRPLEPLPLEAEELRGLNVVRRFGTVGSLFLALGSLGAGAAPVINPVQEIPVLRLFTRIPTVSLAIAISGMGILVLSWLMLGKFARPDRARLASQGQLARTIALWVLPLLVIPPLFSRDVYSYLAQSEIVHRGMDPYVLGPAQALGVADPFTAGVSNMWRETPAPYGPLVLRLGGWLAPLAGNSIAVGVLLQRVLALAGVVLIVWALPRLARRFGVQPATALWLGALNPLLIFHFVAGAHNDALAIGLMLAGLEVGIRKLPIRVKGDTPPPLAHGELLYIGLGVAIITLGVAVKLPALFALPFFAVMVARRWHGRLKDLFFAGAPMALWFGVVLVAVCFGTGLGFGWVGATFDTPGLVRSWISPTAELANLSGVLGIALGLGNHTNALVPILGALGYLVAVAITFKFLWDSFKWRYRPIIGLGVSLGAVMILQINLQPWYVLWAVIPLAAAAGTSRFRVAAAVLSAALPFLLPPTGSTFDGRPYVLPFAYVAAIVVCGGGMLIVRRLAPVLLSRPSPRVPARAEPVS from the coding sequence GTGGGTGAGCAGGACCAGCAGGCGGCGGTGATCGCGACGGAGAGTACGCATCCGGTGACGCTTTCGCCCGTCCGGCCCCTCGAACCCCTCCCCCTCGAAGCCGAGGAGCTGCGCGGGCTGAACGTCGTGCGCCGGTTCGGCACGGTCGGTTCGCTCTTCCTCGCGCTCGGCTCCCTCGGCGCCGGCGCCGCCCCGGTGATCAACCCGGTGCAGGAGATCCCGGTGCTGCGGCTGTTCACCCGGATCCCGACGGTGTCGCTGGCCATCGCGATCTCCGGGATGGGCATCCTCGTGCTCAGCTGGCTGATGCTCGGGAAGTTCGCCCGGCCCGACCGCGCCCGGCTCGCGTCGCAGGGCCAGCTCGCGCGCACGATCGCCCTGTGGGTGCTGCCGCTGCTGGTCATCCCGCCGCTGTTCTCCCGCGACGTCTACAGCTACCTCGCGCAGAGCGAGATCGTGCACCGCGGCATGGACCCGTACGTCCTGGGTCCGGCGCAGGCCCTCGGCGTCGCCGACCCGTTCACCGCGGGCGTGTCGAACATGTGGCGCGAGACGCCGGCGCCGTACGGGCCCCTGGTGCTGCGCCTCGGCGGCTGGCTCGCGCCGCTGGCGGGCAACAGCATCGCCGTCGGGGTGCTCCTGCAGCGCGTGCTCGCCCTGGCCGGCGTGGTCCTCATCGTCTGGGCCCTCCCCCGGCTGGCGCGCCGCTTCGGCGTCCAGCCCGCGACGGCCCTGTGGCTCGGCGCCCTGAACCCGCTGCTGATCTTCCACTTCGTCGCCGGCGCCCACAACGACGCGCTCGCCATCGGCCTCATGCTCGCCGGGCTCGAGGTGGGCATCCGGAAGCTGCCGATCCGGGTGAAGGGCGACACGCCGCCACCACTGGCGCACGGCGAGCTGCTCTACATCGGGCTCGGGGTGGCGATCATCACCCTGGGCGTCGCGGTGAAGCTGCCCGCCCTGTTCGCGTTGCCGTTCTTCGCCGTGATGGTCGCGCGACGCTGGCACGGCCGCCTCAAGGACCTCTTCTTCGCCGGCGCGCCGATGGCGCTGTGGTTCGGCGTCGTGCTCGTCGCCGTCTGCTTCGGCACCGGCCTCGGCTTCGGCTGGGTCGGCGCGACGTTCGACACCCCCGGCCTGGTCCGCTCCTGGATCTCCCCGACCGCCGAGCTGGCCAACCTCTCCGGCGTCCTCGGCATCGCCCTCGGGCTCGGCAACCACACCAACGCCCTGGTGCCGATCCTCGGCGCGCTCGGCTACCTGGTGGCCGTCGCCATCACGTTCAAGTTCCTGTGGGACAGCTTCAAGTGGCGCTACCGGCCGATCATCGGCCTCGGCGTCTCCCTCGGCGCGGTGATGATCCTGCAGATCAACCTGCAGCCCTGGTACGTGCTGTGGGCGGTGATCCCCCTGGCGGCCGCGGCCGGGACGTCCCGCTTCCGGGTGGCCGCGGCGGTGCTGTCCGCCGCCCTGCCGTTCCTCCTGCCGCCCACCGGCAGCACCTTCGACGGCCGCCCGTACGTGCTGCCGTTCGCCTACGTCGCGGCGATCGTCGTGTGCGGCGGCGGGATGCTGATCGTGCGGCGGCTCGCTCCCGTCTTGCTCTCCAGGCCGTCCCCGCGGGTGCCCGCGCGGGCCGAGCCCGTATCGTGA
- the sufB gene encoding Fe-S cluster assembly protein SufB, which produces MTAAAEQRTPTTAPLSQEETIESLGKYAFGWADSDEAGASARRGLNEDVVTDISGKKSEPEWMREARLKALKLFEKKPMPNWGADLSGIDFDNIKYFVRSSEKQAASWEDLPEDIKNTYDKLGIPEAEKQRLVAGVAAQYESEVVYHSIREDLEKQGVLFLDTDTALKTHPELFQEYFGSVIPAGDNKFSALNTAVWSGGSFIYVPKGVKVDIPLQAYFRINTENMGQFERTLIIVDEDAYVHYVEGCTAPIYQSDSLHSAVVEIIVKKGARCRYTTIQNWSNNVYNLVTKRAKCEEGATMEWIDGNIGSKVTMKYPSVFLMGEHAKGEVLSVAFAGEGQHQDAGAKMEHLAPYTSSTIVSKSVARGGGRTSYRGLVRVAKRAHHSRSSVVCDALLVDTISRSDTYPYVDIRNDEVSMGHEATVSKVSEEQLFYLMSRGLDEAEAMAMIVRGFVEPIARELPMEYALELNRLIELQMEGSVG; this is translated from the coding sequence ATGACTGCCGCTGCCGAGCAGCGCACTCCCACCACCGCGCCACTGAGCCAGGAAGAGACCATCGAGTCCCTTGGCAAGTACGCGTTCGGCTGGGCCGACTCCGACGAAGCGGGCGCCAGCGCCCGTCGCGGGCTGAACGAAGATGTCGTCACCGACATCTCCGGGAAGAAGTCCGAGCCGGAGTGGATGCGCGAAGCGCGACTGAAGGCGCTCAAGCTCTTCGAGAAGAAGCCCATGCCCAACTGGGGTGCGGACCTCTCCGGGATCGACTTCGACAACATCAAGTACTTCGTCCGCTCCAGCGAGAAGCAGGCTGCGAGCTGGGAAGACCTGCCCGAAGACATCAAGAACACGTACGACAAGCTGGGCATCCCCGAGGCGGAGAAGCAGCGCCTCGTCGCCGGTGTCGCGGCGCAGTACGAGTCCGAGGTCGTCTACCACTCGATCCGCGAGGACCTCGAGAAGCAGGGCGTGCTCTTCCTCGACACGGACACCGCGCTCAAGACGCACCCGGAGCTGTTCCAGGAGTACTTCGGCTCGGTCATCCCGGCCGGTGACAACAAGTTCTCCGCGCTGAACACCGCGGTGTGGTCCGGCGGCTCGTTCATCTACGTGCCCAAGGGCGTCAAGGTGGACATCCCGCTGCAGGCCTACTTCCGGATCAACACCGAGAACATGGGCCAGTTCGAGCGCACCCTGATCATCGTCGACGAAGACGCCTACGTGCACTACGTCGAGGGCTGCACGGCGCCGATCTACCAGTCCGACTCGCTGCACTCGGCGGTCGTGGAGATCATCGTCAAGAAGGGCGCCCGCTGCCGCTACACGACCATCCAGAACTGGTCGAACAACGTCTACAACCTGGTCACCAAGCGCGCCAAGTGCGAAGAGGGCGCGACCATGGAATGGATCGACGGCAACATCGGTTCCAAGGTGACCATGAAGTACCCGTCGGTCTTCCTCATGGGCGAGCACGCCAAGGGTGAGGTCCTCTCGGTCGCGTTCGCGGGCGAGGGCCAGCACCAGGACGCGGGCGCCAAGATGGAGCACCTCGCGCCGTACACCTCCTCGACGATCGTGTCGAAGTCGGTGGCGCGCGGCGGCGGCCGCACCTCGTACCGCGGCCTGGTCCGCGTGGCGAAGCGCGCGCACCACTCGCGCTCCAGCGTCGTCTGCGACGCGCTGCTGGTGGACACGATCTCGCGCTCGGACACGTACCCGTACGTGGACATCCGCAACGACGAGGTGTCCATGGGCCACGAGGCCACGGTGTCGAAGGTCAGCGAAGAGCAGCTGTTCTACCTGATGTCGCGCGGTCTCGACGAGGCCGAGGCCATGGCGATGATCGTGCGCGGGTTCGTCGAGCCCATCGCGCGCGAGCTGCCGATGGAGTACGCGCTCGAGCTGAACCGCCTGATCGAGCTCCAGATGGAAGGGTCCGTCGGCTAG
- a CDS encoding acyl-CoA desaturase, whose product MTTRSAPKPLISHRRGTGEMLVLKTFLLVPFAALLVAVPLVWGWGMTWIDLALAAVFYVFATLGVTVGYHRYFTHGAFKASRPLRVALAIAGSMAVQGSVIFWVASHRRHHAFADREGDPHSPWLFGTSPSALLRGFWHAHMGWMFSREVTNADRFAPDLVADGDLRVVNRFFWLWITLSLALPALLGGLLTWSWWGAVTAFFWAGLVRIAFLHHVSWSVNSICHLIGERPFASRDKAANFWPLAVLSMGESWHNSHHADPTCARHGVLRGQVDISARVIRTFEQLGWATDVRWPRADRLAAKRATAEA is encoded by the coding sequence ATGACGACGCGCTCCGCGCCCAAGCCGCTCATCTCCCACCGTCGGGGGACCGGCGAGATGCTCGTGCTGAAGACGTTCCTGCTGGTGCCGTTCGCGGCACTCCTCGTCGCGGTCCCGCTGGTGTGGGGCTGGGGCATGACGTGGATCGACCTGGCGCTGGCGGCGGTGTTCTACGTGTTCGCGACGCTCGGCGTGACGGTGGGTTACCACCGCTACTTCACGCACGGCGCGTTCAAGGCGTCCCGGCCCCTGCGGGTGGCGCTGGCCATCGCGGGCAGCATGGCGGTCCAGGGCTCGGTGATCTTCTGGGTGGCGAGCCACCGCAGGCACCACGCGTTCGCCGACCGCGAGGGCGACCCGCACTCGCCGTGGCTGTTCGGCACGTCGCCGTCGGCGTTGCTGCGCGGGTTCTGGCACGCGCACATGGGATGGATGTTTTCCCGCGAGGTGACCAACGCGGACCGTTTCGCGCCGGATCTGGTGGCGGACGGGGATCTGCGGGTGGTCAACCGGTTCTTCTGGCTGTGGATCACGCTGAGCCTGGCGCTGCCGGCTCTTCTGGGTGGCCTGCTCACGTGGTCGTGGTGGGGCGCGGTGACGGCGTTCTTCTGGGCCGGGTTGGTGCGGATCGCTTTCCTGCACCACGTGTCGTGGTCGGTTAATTCGATTTGCCACCTGATCGGGGAAAGGCCGTTCGCTTCACGCGACAAGGCGGCCAACTTTTGGCCGCTGGCGGTGCTTTCGATGGGCGAGAGCTGGCACAACTCCCACCACGCTGACCCGACTTGCGCGCGGCACGGGGTGCTGCGGGGGCAGGTGGACATTTCGGCTCGGGTGATCCGGACTTTCGAGCAGCTCGGGTGGGCGACCGACGTGCGGTGGCCGCGGGCTGATCGTTTGGCGGCGAAGCGGGCAACCGCAGAAGCTTAA
- a CDS encoding FKBP-type peptidyl-prolyl cis-trans isomerase, whose protein sequence is MQKIGKIVVTAAAALSLAACGQAAKTQTAAPAGPSVPPSSDAAQAPQSKGRECTADDIKTTGKFGEVPTITIPDDCDPPKKLITKDLSEGTGGAAKAGQQLKMNYLLVTWSDKQKLDSSFDRGETFDLNLGAGEVIPGWDKGLEGIKQGGRRLLIIPPDLAYGEGGRGIKPNETLVFVTDAVSVPT, encoded by the coding sequence ATGCAGAAGATCGGGAAGATCGTGGTCACCGCCGCGGCGGCGTTGTCGCTGGCCGCGTGCGGCCAGGCCGCCAAGACCCAGACGGCCGCGCCGGCGGGACCGTCCGTGCCGCCGTCGTCGGACGCCGCCCAGGCGCCCCAGAGCAAGGGCCGCGAGTGCACGGCGGACGACATCAAGACGACGGGCAAGTTCGGCGAGGTGCCGACCATCACCATCCCCGACGACTGCGACCCGCCGAAGAAGTTGATCACGAAGGACCTGTCCGAGGGCACCGGCGGCGCGGCCAAGGCCGGGCAGCAGCTGAAGATGAACTACCTGCTGGTGACGTGGTCGGACAAGCAGAAGCTGGACAGCTCGTTCGACCGCGGCGAGACGTTCGACCTGAACCTGGGCGCGGGCGAGGTCATCCCGGGCTGGGACAAGGGCCTGGAGGGCATCAAGCAGGGCGGCCGCCGCCTGCTGATCATCCCGCCGGACCTCGCGTACGGCGAGGGCGGCCGCGGCATCAAGCCGAACGAGACGCTGGTCTTCGTCACCGACGCGGTTTCGGTTCCGACCTGA
- a CDS encoding helix-turn-helix transcriptional regulator translates to MPRAVVNAVPSQVSAEGKTRNEVARLLLEQGPMTAVVVAEQLGISPAAVRRHLDALLADGEAETRDAPRRGPRGRGRPAKLFLLTEPGRARFGHAYDDLAVSAIRFLAEHAGEDAVRAFAEQRIEKLVGPHRSAITGSSDPATRAEALATALTREGYAASTRQVGAPAPGQNVGAQLCQHHCPVAHVAAEFPQLCEAETEAFAELLGTHVQRLATIARGDSACTTHVPVTTGNNPAHPEPGSTVPSGRTARIPNGGKPA, encoded by the coding sequence ATGCCCCGCGCCGTGGTCAACGCTGTCCCGTCGCAGGTCAGCGCCGAGGGCAAGACCCGCAACGAGGTCGCCCGGCTGCTCCTGGAACAGGGTCCCATGACCGCCGTCGTGGTCGCCGAGCAGCTCGGGATCAGCCCCGCGGCCGTCCGGCGGCACCTGGACGCTCTTCTCGCGGACGGCGAAGCCGAGACGCGCGACGCCCCCCGCCGCGGGCCCCGCGGCCGGGGTCGTCCGGCCAAGCTCTTCCTGCTGACCGAGCCCGGCCGCGCCCGGTTCGGGCACGCCTACGACGACCTCGCCGTCTCCGCCATCCGCTTCCTCGCCGAGCACGCGGGCGAAGACGCCGTACGCGCCTTCGCCGAGCAGCGCATCGAGAAGCTCGTCGGGCCGCACCGTTCCGCGATCACTGGATCGAGTGATCCGGCGACGCGCGCGGAGGCCCTGGCGACCGCCCTGACCAGGGAGGGCTACGCTGCGTCGACCCGTCAGGTAGGCGCGCCGGCACCCGGTCAGAACGTCGGCGCTCAGCTCTGCCAGCACCACTGTCCGGTCGCCCACGTGGCCGCGGAGTTCCCGCAGCTGTGCGAGGCCGAGACGGAGGCGTTCGCCGAGCTGCTGGGCACCCACGTCCAGCGGCTGGCGACGATCGCACGCGGTGACTCCGCGTGCACCACCCACGTTCCCGTCACGACGGGGAACAACCCGGCCCATCCCGAGCCGGGAAGCACGGTGCCCTCTGGGCGCACAGCACGGATCCCGAATGGAGGGAAACCCGCATGA
- a CDS encoding ABC transporter ATP-binding protein yields MSAPAVEITGLVKSYGSTRAVDGLDLRMERGSLLALLGPNGAGKTTTVEICEGFLKPDAGSVRVLGLDPVRESAALRPRVGIMPQGGGAYPGVRADEMLGLVASCAASPLDPAWLLEVLGLASSRRTPFKRLSGGQQQRLSLACALVGRPELVFLDEPTAGMDPQARRLVWDLLGALRRDGVSVLLTTHLMEEAEALADTVVIVDHGKVVVSGAPQSLTVDESGNAGLRFKARTRLDTALLTAALPEGYAVRESAPGTYVVVGSVDPQVVSTVTAWCAQQGVLPEELQVGKRTLEEVFLELTGRELRA; encoded by the coding sequence GTGAGTGCCCCCGCCGTCGAGATCACCGGGCTGGTCAAAAGCTACGGCTCCACCCGCGCGGTCGACGGTCTCGACCTGAGGATGGAGCGCGGCAGCCTGCTCGCCCTGCTCGGTCCGAACGGAGCAGGCAAGACCACCACCGTCGAGATCTGCGAAGGCTTCCTGAAGCCTGACGCGGGTTCGGTGCGCGTGCTCGGCCTCGACCCCGTGCGCGAGTCCGCCGCGCTGCGCCCCCGCGTCGGCATCATGCCCCAGGGCGGCGGCGCCTACCCCGGCGTCCGCGCCGACGAGATGCTCGGGCTGGTGGCGTCCTGCGCCGCCTCCCCGCTGGACCCGGCCTGGCTGCTGGAGGTCCTCGGCCTGGCCTCGTCGCGGCGGACGCCGTTCAAGCGCCTGTCCGGCGGGCAGCAGCAGCGGCTCTCGCTGGCGTGCGCGCTGGTCGGGCGGCCGGAGCTGGTGTTCCTCGACGAGCCGACCGCGGGCATGGACCCGCAGGCCCGGCGGCTGGTGTGGGACCTGCTGGGCGCGCTGCGCCGCGACGGCGTCTCGGTGCTGCTGACCACGCACCTGATGGAGGAGGCCGAGGCGCTGGCCGACACGGTGGTGATCGTGGACCACGGCAAGGTCGTGGTCTCCGGCGCGCCGCAGTCCCTGACGGTCGACGAGAGCGGCAACGCGGGCCTGCGCTTCAAGGCGCGCACGCGGCTGGACACGGCGCTGCTGACCGCGGCGCTGCCGGAGGGTTACGCGGTGCGCGAGTCGGCGCCGGGCACGTACGTCGTGGTGGGCTCGGTCGACCCGCAGGTCGTGTCGACGGTCACGGCGTGGTGCGCGCAGCAGGGCGTGCTGCCGGAGGAGCTGCAGGTCGGCAAGCGGACGCTCGAAGAGGTCTTCCTGGAGCTGACCGGACGGGAGCTGCGGGCATGA
- a CDS encoding ABC transporter permease, which produces MSVFEPGVFVPAPGRGSLGRMVRTHAKVEASLTLRHGEQVLLTLLIPLALLIGLSLLDILPASSVGSTSKVDWITPRILALAVMSSAFTGQAIALGFDRRYGVLKRLSATALPRWLLVAGRLAAALVVVVLQSVIIGVVAAFLGWSPSPAGLASAVLLLVLGTLAFGALGVLLGGALRAEAVLALANIVWFVLLLAGGILLAPSSLPSGLARVVELLPSGALAEGMRSALVDGSFAPGPMLVLAVWAVLAGALASRTTKLT; this is translated from the coding sequence ATGAGCGTGTTCGAGCCCGGTGTTTTTGTTCCGGCACCCGGACGGGGGTCGCTGGGCCGGATGGTGCGCACCCACGCGAAGGTCGAGGCGAGCCTGACCCTGCGCCACGGCGAGCAGGTGCTGCTGACGCTGCTGATCCCGCTGGCGCTGCTCATCGGGTTGTCACTGCTGGACATCCTGCCGGCGTCTTCGGTCGGTTCGACGTCCAAAGTGGACTGGATCACCCCGCGCATCCTGGCGCTGGCGGTGATGTCGTCGGCGTTCACCGGCCAGGCGATCGCGCTGGGCTTCGACCGGCGTTACGGAGTGCTGAAGCGCCTTTCGGCGACGGCGTTGCCCCGCTGGCTGCTGGTGGCCGGCCGCCTCGCGGCGGCGCTCGTGGTCGTCGTCCTGCAGTCGGTGATCATCGGCGTGGTGGCGGCGTTCCTGGGGTGGTCACCTTCTCCGGCCGGACTCGCTTCGGCGGTGTTGCTGCTGGTGCTGGGCACCCTGGCCTTCGGCGCGCTGGGCGTGCTGCTGGGTGGGGCGCTGCGCGCGGAAGCCGTGCTGGCGCTGGCGAACATCGTCTGGTTCGTGCTCCTCCTGGCGGGCGGCATCCTGCTGGCGCCGTCGTCGCTGCCCTCGGGGCTGGCCCGGGTGGTGGAGCTGCTGCCGTCGGGAGCCCTGGCGGAGGGGATGCGGTCCGCTCTGGTGGACGGTTCTTTCGCGCCCGGGCCCATGCTGGTCCTGGCAGTGTGGGCAGTGCTCGCGGGAGCGCTGGCTTCCCGCACCACGAAACTCACCTGA
- a CDS encoding quinone oxidoreductase family protein, with amino-acid sequence MPTAVQVTKTGGPEVLEAAEVDVRAPEAGELLVDVAAAGVNYIDTYQRQGIYPIDLPFVLGLEGAGTVVEAGADTGFEAGDRVAWQGDLGSYAARKVVPASIAVKVPEGVSLETAAAIMLQGMTAHYLVASTFEVKPGHDVLVHAAAGGVGLLLVQLAKARGARVIGTVSTEEKEKLAREAGADEVIRYDRDDFAKVTRELTGGEGVDVVYDGVGKDTVDGSLASLKIRGLLALFGAASGPVPPIDPQRLNSGGSLYLTRPTSAHYTRSREEIDWRSKELFDAILAGDLTVRIGGKYPLADARKAHEDLQGRRTTGKLLLIP; translated from the coding sequence ATGCCCACCGCAGTGCAGGTGACGAAGACCGGCGGCCCGGAAGTGCTCGAAGCGGCCGAAGTGGACGTCCGCGCCCCGGAGGCCGGCGAGCTGCTGGTCGACGTCGCCGCGGCCGGCGTCAACTACATCGACACCTACCAGCGCCAGGGCATCTACCCGATCGACCTGCCGTTCGTGCTCGGCCTCGAGGGCGCGGGGACGGTGGTCGAGGCGGGCGCGGACACCGGGTTCGAGGCCGGCGACCGCGTCGCCTGGCAAGGCGACCTCGGCAGCTACGCCGCGCGCAAGGTCGTCCCCGCGTCGATCGCCGTGAAGGTACCCGAAGGTGTCTCGCTGGAGACGGCCGCCGCGATCATGCTGCAGGGCATGACCGCGCACTACCTGGTCGCGTCGACGTTCGAGGTCAAGCCCGGCCACGACGTGCTGGTGCACGCGGCCGCGGGCGGCGTCGGCCTGCTGCTGGTGCAGCTGGCGAAGGCGCGCGGCGCCCGCGTGATCGGCACCGTGTCGACCGAGGAGAAGGAGAAGCTCGCCCGTGAGGCCGGCGCCGACGAGGTGATCCGCTACGACCGGGACGACTTCGCGAAGGTCACCCGCGAGCTGACCGGCGGCGAGGGTGTCGACGTCGTGTACGACGGCGTCGGCAAGGACACCGTCGACGGCAGCCTGGCCAGCCTCAAGATCCGCGGCCTGCTCGCGCTGTTCGGCGCGGCCAGCGGCCCGGTCCCGCCGATCGACCCGCAGCGTCTCAACTCCGGCGGCTCGCTGTACCTGACCCGCCCGACGTCGGCGCACTACACGCGCAGCCGCGAGGAGATCGACTGGCGGTCGAAGGAGCTGTTCGACGCGATCCTGGCGGGCGACCTCACGGTCCGCATCGGCGGCAAGTACCCGCTCGCGGACGCGCGCAAGGCTCACGAGGACCTTCAGGGCCGCCGCACGACCGGCAAGCTGCTGCTCATCCCGTAA
- a CDS encoding ATP-grasp domain-containing protein — protein sequence MNRTAILVGCAELPSGDGDDDALVPALSSLGFSVSWAAWDSDAAFEDADAVILRATWDYPSRRSEFLAWCESVPSLFNSAAVVRWNTDKSYLVELLDAGLAVVPTTLVSPGDDARFPSSDFVVKPSVGAGSRGAARFAAGEDASAHVATLHAEGHTALIQPYQSSVDTSGELALVYIGGFYSHAFTKSAMLGSEVDSSGLYLSEKLAPASPPADAVALAEDVLDAASALLGILRAELLYARVDVVRGADGKPLLLELELTEPSLGFRQTDPSAALRFASAVRQQLA from the coding sequence GTGAACCGCACAGCGATCCTGGTCGGCTGCGCGGAGCTTCCTTCCGGTGACGGCGACGACGACGCTCTGGTGCCTGCTTTGTCTTCGCTGGGCTTCTCGGTGTCGTGGGCAGCGTGGGACTCGGACGCCGCGTTCGAGGACGCCGACGCGGTGATCCTGCGCGCGACGTGGGACTACCCGTCGCGGCGTTCGGAGTTCCTCGCGTGGTGCGAGTCGGTCCCGTCTCTCTTCAACTCCGCGGCGGTCGTGCGCTGGAACACGGACAAGTCGTACCTTGTCGAGCTGCTCGACGCGGGTTTGGCGGTGGTCCCGACGACGCTGGTCTCGCCGGGTGACGACGCACGCTTCCCGTCCTCGGACTTCGTGGTGAAGCCATCGGTGGGCGCGGGTTCGCGCGGCGCGGCCCGGTTCGCTGCTGGTGAGGACGCCTCCGCGCACGTGGCGACCTTGCATGCCGAGGGCCACACGGCGCTGATCCAGCCGTACCAGTCCAGTGTGGACACTTCCGGTGAGCTGGCTCTGGTGTATATCGGCGGGTTCTACTCGCACGCGTTCACCAAGAGCGCGATGCTGGGGTCCGAAGTGGACTCGTCGGGGCTGTACCTGTCGGAGAAGCTGGCTCCGGCTTCGCCGCCCGCCGACGCGGTCGCGTTGGCCGAGGACGTGCTGGACGCGGCGTCGGCGTTGCTGGGGATCCTGCGGGCCGAGCTGCTGTACGCGCGGGTGGACGTGGTCCGCGGTGCGGACGGGAAGCCGTTGCTGCTGGAGCTGGAGCTGACGGAACCGTCGCTGGGCTTCCGTCAGACGGACCCGTCGGCGGCGCTGCGGTTCGCCTCGGCGGTGCGGCAGCAACTGGCGTAG